One stretch of Gemmatimonadota bacterium DNA includes these proteins:
- a CDS encoding class IIb bacteriocin, lactobin A/cerein 7B family: MTQTLVNRMTTNPSQAFAACPALSINHEDLDRQTMTEVSGGVPPIVVAIAVGAAAGAIGGVVAVVVTNPQQAVEAADWYGDRVSEGYDAVEGFVEDVVDDFVEGLVNISVGDGW; this comes from the coding sequence ATGACTCAAACGTTGGTAAATCGAATGACGACCAATCCCAGTCAAGCTTTTGCTGCATGTCCGGCTCTATCTATCAACCATGAAGATTTGGATAGACAGACCATGACTGAGGTATCAGGAGGAGTACCTCCTATCGTTGTCGCAATCGCGGTAGGAGCAGCCGCTGGAGCAATCGGTGGAGTAGTTGCTGTAGTAGTGACAAATCCTCAACAAGCGGTTGAAGCAGCTGATTGGTATGGAGACAGAGTTTCTGAAGGTTACGATGCCGTCGAGGGGTTCGTTGAGGACGTCGTGGATGACTTTGTCGAAGGCCTGGTAAATATAAGCGTCGGAGACGGTTGGTAA
- a CDS encoding glycosyltransferase family 4 protein — MRQKMKLYVPHPYRDPEKVVQSSSGASLSGFNHVQALSKYCDVYMPASDAVDYGPNLHGIRPAYETIDASRQWFVRQDFDGVLMFEPKADDLAFFRHVCPAPILIRLSCSFGRNRDFIDKVLQCYSLLRPYDALSPKSAYTADEVGKIVFDRSYLHAITNGVDAEVFVPMDKLQARKEIVDKTGDQRFLEMPVVGFCGRFEPGKGAYPFLRMADLNPNVLFAVIGKQFAPVTHAPNVIFLGAQPYTDMPLYYNMLDVLCALSVYSYESCPSTVIEGMACGLPVVATNFAGAPELLGSCGRLIEIERFEDEPLNVTGYIAPEVISDAVRDLLNSKTEREKLGERARKRALNFSWDCMAQQHMTLFENLRIKRDAPACPIPITVSFTQGCDASGVPKSMSKGFNYLGSVQGPLPRISFLGQDMSLIEGLGLHLMQYLHPNEVEAALLGLCSDRDTAYKMLRKVRHFSDMLTAP; from the coding sequence ATGAGGCAAAAAATGAAACTTTACGTACCACACCCATATCGCGATCCCGAAAAAGTAGTTCAATCCAGCAGCGGGGCATCCCTATCAGGATTTAACCATGTGCAGGCGTTATCGAAGTATTGCGATGTGTATATGCCAGCGTCTGACGCTGTGGATTATGGTCCGAATTTGCACGGTATTCGACCAGCTTATGAGACGATTGATGCGTCTCGCCAGTGGTTTGTGCGGCAGGATTTTGATGGTGTGTTGATGTTTGAGCCCAAAGCAGATGACCTGGCATTTTTTCGCCATGTGTGTCCCGCACCCATTTTGATTCGGCTGTCGTGTTCTTTTGGACGCAATCGCGACTTTATAGACAAGGTGCTTCAATGTTATTCGCTGTTGCGGCCTTATGATGCCCTGTCGCCCAAGTCGGCATACACCGCTGACGAAGTGGGCAAGATAGTGTTTGACCGATCGTATTTACATGCGATTACCAATGGGGTAGATGCCGAGGTGTTTGTGCCAATGGATAAGTTGCAAGCGCGCAAAGAGATAGTAGATAAGACGGGTGATCAACGTTTTCTGGAGATGCCAGTGGTTGGTTTTTGCGGGCGGTTTGAGCCGGGCAAGGGGGCCTATCCGTTTTTGCGCATGGCCGATCTGAATCCCAACGTGTTGTTTGCGGTGATTGGCAAGCAGTTCGCACCTGTGACACATGCGCCCAATGTGATTTTTTTGGGCGCGCAACCCTATACGGATATGCCGCTGTATTACAATATGCTCGATGTGTTGTGCGCGTTGTCGGTGTATTCGTATGAGTCGTGTCCCTCCACTGTGATAGAGGGCATGGCGTGTGGTCTTCCGGTTGTGGCGACCAATTTTGCGGGTGCGCCAGAGTTGTTGGGCAGTTGTGGACGGTTGATTGAGATTGAGCGGTTTGAAGATGAGCCATTGAATGTGACGGGTTATATCGCTCCTGAGGTGATTTCAGATGCTGTGCGCGATTTGTTGAATAGCAAGACGGAGCGGGAGAAATTAGGAGAGCGTGCTCGCAAACGCGCACTGAATTTTTCCTGGGATTGTATGGCGCAGCAGCATATGACACTGTTTGAAAATTTGCGGATCAAACGCGATGCCCCCGCCTGCCCGATACCAATAACTGTGAGTTTTACACAGGGTTGTGATGCATCCGGTGTGCCGAAAAGTATGTCTAAAGGATTTAACTATTTGGGAAGCGTGCAAGGTCCGTTGCCGCGCATTTCGTTTTTGGGGCAAGATATGTCCCTTATTGAAGGCCTGGGCCTTCACTTGATGCAATATTTACATCCAAACGAAGTCGAAGCCGCCCTGTTGGGCTTATGCAGTGATCGCGACACGGCATACAAAATGCTTCGCAAAGTCCGACACTTCAGCGATATGCTCACGGCCCCCTGA